The Enterobacter asburiae genomic sequence GCGCCCTGAGCGCAATAGTGGGCTGGACTGCTGATAAGTCTGGCCTGGCACCACCCATCACGTTAATCGTGTTCTCCGCTATCAGCCTAGTATGCGGATTTATATATTCAAAGTTCATTGTATTTAGGGATGCGAAATGAAAATTTCTCTGGTCGTTCCGGTATTTAATGAAGAGGAAGCTATTCCCATCTTCTATAAAACCGTTCGGGAGTTTGATGCACTCAAGCAGCATGAAGTAGAGATAGTCTTTGTCAATGACGGAAGCAAGGATGCCACTGAATCAATCATAAGTGCTATCTCAGTTGCAGATCCGCTCGTAATATCTCTGTCATTCACCAGGAACTTTGGCAAGGAGCCAGCCCTCTTCGCCGGCCTCGATCACGCCTCTGGTGACGCAGTTATCCCGATTGATGTAGATCTGCAAGACCCCATTGAAGTCATTCCGCATCTAATAGAGAAGTGGCAGTCCGGGGCAGATATGGTACTGGCAAAGCGTTCTGACCGCTCTACTGATGGCAGGCTCAAGCGAAAAACCGCTGAGTGGTTCTACAAGCTGCACAACAAAATTAGTAACCCGCAGATAGAAGAAAACGTTGGTGATTTCCGTCTTATGTCTCGGGAGGTGGTAGAAAACATTAAGCTCATGCCTGAGCGAAA encodes the following:
- a CDS encoding glycosyltransferase family 2 protein, with the protein product MKISLVVPVFNEEEAIPIFYKTVREFDALKQHEVEIVFVNDGSKDATESIISAISVADPLVISLSFTRNFGKEPALFAGLDHASGDAVIPIDVDLQDPIEVIPHLIEKWQSGADMVLAKRSDRSTDGRLKRKTAEWFYKLHNKISNPQIEENVGDFRLMSREVVENIKLMPERNLFMKGVLSWVGGTTDVVEYARAERVAGSTKFNGWKLWNLALEGITSFSTFPLRIWTYIGLFVASVAFIYGAWMIIDTVAFGNAVRGYPSLIVSILFLGGVQLIGIGVLGEYIGRIYNEVKMRPRYLIKRKDTK